The following proteins are encoded in a genomic region of Ovis canadensis isolate MfBH-ARS-UI-01 breed Bighorn chromosome 12, ARS-UI_OviCan_v2, whole genome shotgun sequence:
- the LOC138416177 gene encoding large ribosomal subunit protein uL30 yields the protein MEGAEEKKKKVPAVPETLKKKRKNFAELKIKRLRKKFAQKMLRKARRKLIYEKAKHYHKEYRQMYRTEIRMARMARKAGNFYVPAEPKLAFVIRIRGINGVSPKVRKVLQLLRLRQIFNGTFVKLNKASINMLRIVEPYIAWGYPNLKSVNELIYKRGYGKINKKRIALTDNALIARSLGKYGIICMEDLIHEIYTVGKRFKEANNFLWPFKLSSPRGGMKKKTTHFVEGGDAGNREDQINRLIRRMN from the coding sequence ATGGAGggtgcagaagagaagaaaaagaaggttccTGCTGTGCCAGAAACCCTTAAGAAAAAGCGGAAGAATTTCGCAGAGCTTAAGATCAAGCGACTGAGAAAGAAGTTTGCCCAAAAGATGCTTCGAAAGGCAAGGAGGAAGCTTATCTATGAAAAAGCTAAGCATTACCACAAGGAATACAGGCAGATGTACAGAACTGAAATTCGAATGGCTAGGATGGCACGAAAAGCCGGCAACTTCTATGTACCCGCGGAACCCAAATTGGCGTTTGTCATCAGGATCAGAGGTATCAACGGTGTGAGCCCAAAGGTTCGAAAGGTGCTGCAGCTCCTTCGCCTCCGGCAGATCTTCAACGGCACCTTTGTGAAGCTCAACAAGGCATCAATTAATATGCTGAGAATTGTGGAGCCATACATTGCATGGGGATACCCAAATCTGAAGTCTGTAAATGAATTGATCTACAAGCGTGGTTATGGCAAAATCAACAAAAAGCGAATTGCCCTGACAGACAATGCATTGATTGCTCGATCTCTTGGGAAATACGGAATCATCTGCATGGAGGATCTGATTCATGAGATCTATACCGTTGGAAAACGtttcaaagaagcaaacaacTTCCTGTGGCCCTTTAAATTGTCTTCTCCACGAGGTGGAATGAAGAAAAAGACCACCCATTTTGTAGAAGGTGGAGATGCTGGCAACAGGGAAGACCAGATCAACAGGCTTATTAGAAGGATGAACTAA
- the SERTAD4 gene encoding SERTA domain-containing protein 4 isoform X2 gives MTLVLSMNRFCEPIVSEGAAEIAGYQTLWEADSYGGLSPPGPAQAPLQGDRGAGPPLAGSHYRGISNPITTSKITYFKRKYVEEEDFHPPLSSCSHKTISIFEERAHILYMSLEKLKFIDDPEVYLRRSVLINNLMKRIHGEIVMQNNWCFPACSFNGASAQEWFMAQDCPYRKRPRMAKEECEKFHACCLYQECGGHYLNLPLSVNANVGSASTTASSSSPSSSSSSSPPLPLPSCSHQVDFDIGSTPVYKGDGQIPASEIFVTNVRSLGVQEKAKLNDEKVNDDTSRDGGPLSHGSVGNDLAFEGKGQFYDYFETGYNEKSSVSESWKKSLRKKEPSPSNKLCCSKGHKI, from the exons ATGACTCTGGTTCTGTCCATGAATAGATTCTGCGAGCCCATTGTCTCGGAAGGAGCTGCTGAAATTGCGGGGTACCAGACACTATGGGAGGCTGACAGCTACGGAGGCCTGAGCCCCCCGGGGCCAGCCCAGGCTCCCCTGCAGGGAGACCGGGGAGCCGGTCCCCCCCTGGCAG GATCACATTACAGGGGAATTTCAAATCCTATAACAACATCCAAGATCACATACTTTAAGAGGAAGTATGTGGAAGAAGAGGATTTTCACCCACCACTCAGCAGCTGTAGCCATAAA ACCATCTCAATCTTTGAGGAGCGAGCCCACATCCTTTATATGTCCTTAGAAAAGCTAAAGTTTATCGATGATCCTGAAGTGTACCTCCGAAGATCTGTGCTTATAAACAATCTGATGAAAAGGATCCATGGAGAAATTGTCATGCAGAATAACTGGTGCTTTCCTGCCTGCTCTTTCAATGGCGCCTCTGCCCAGGAGTGGTTTATGGCTCAAGACTGTCCTTACCGGAAACGACCTCGGATGGccaaagaggagtgtgaaaagttTCATGCCTGCTGCTTGTACCAGGAATGTGGTGGTCACTACCTAAATTTACCCCTTTCGGTCAATGCTAATGTCGGAAGTGCCTCCACCactgcctcctcttcctccccctcctcgtcttcctcttcctctccccctctGCCTTTACCGAGCTGTTCCCACCAGGTGGATTTTGATATAGGCAGCACACCTGTTTACAAGGGTGATGGCCAGATACCTGCCAGTGAAATCTTTGTTACTAACGTCCGGTCACTTGGTGTTCAGGAAAAGGCCAAATTAAATGATGAGAAAGTAAATGATGATACCAGCAGGGATGGTGGCCCCCTGAGCCATGGATCTGTGGGCAACGACCTTGCTTTTGAGGGCAAAGGccaattttatgattattttgagACTGGATATAATGAAAAAAGCAGTGTAAGTGAGTCTTGGAAAAAGTCCTTAAGGAAAAAGGAGCCTTCACCGAGTAACAAACTGTGCTGCAGCAAAGGACATAAAATATGA
- the SERTAD4 gene encoding SERTA domain-containing protein 4 isoform X1, producing MFQGKEEEQDVKVSQSKGRKMPRPCSGLLLIRALFFLFFFLFLFSDLRLSEMTLVLSMNRFCEPIVSEGAAEIAGYQTLWEADSYGGLSPPGPAQAPLQGDRGAGPPLAGSHYRGISNPITTSKITYFKRKYVEEEDFHPPLSSCSHKTISIFEERAHILYMSLEKLKFIDDPEVYLRRSVLINNLMKRIHGEIVMQNNWCFPACSFNGASAQEWFMAQDCPYRKRPRMAKEECEKFHACCLYQECGGHYLNLPLSVNANVGSASTTASSSSPSSSSSSSPPLPLPSCSHQVDFDIGSTPVYKGDGQIPASEIFVTNVRSLGVQEKAKLNDEKVNDDTSRDGGPLSHGSVGNDLAFEGKGQFYDYFETGYNEKSSVSESWKKSLRKKEPSPSNKLCCSKGHKI from the exons atgtttcaggGCAAAGAGGAGGAGCAAGATGTAAAAGTTTCCCAAAGCAAAGGAAGGAAGATGCCAAGGCCGTGCTCTGGCTTGCTCTTGATTAgggctcttttctttctttttttttttctttttcttttttcagatctGAGGCTGTCAGAGATGACTCTGGTTCTGTCCATGAATAGATTCTGCGAGCCCATTGTCTCGGAAGGAGCTGCTGAAATTGCGGGGTACCAGACACTATGGGAGGCTGACAGCTACGGAGGCCTGAGCCCCCCGGGGCCAGCCCAGGCTCCCCTGCAGGGAGACCGGGGAGCCGGTCCCCCCCTGGCAG GATCACATTACAGGGGAATTTCAAATCCTATAACAACATCCAAGATCACATACTTTAAGAGGAAGTATGTGGAAGAAGAGGATTTTCACCCACCACTCAGCAGCTGTAGCCATAAA ACCATCTCAATCTTTGAGGAGCGAGCCCACATCCTTTATATGTCCTTAGAAAAGCTAAAGTTTATCGATGATCCTGAAGTGTACCTCCGAAGATCTGTGCTTATAAACAATCTGATGAAAAGGATCCATGGAGAAATTGTCATGCAGAATAACTGGTGCTTTCCTGCCTGCTCTTTCAATGGCGCCTCTGCCCAGGAGTGGTTTATGGCTCAAGACTGTCCTTACCGGAAACGACCTCGGATGGccaaagaggagtgtgaaaagttTCATGCCTGCTGCTTGTACCAGGAATGTGGTGGTCACTACCTAAATTTACCCCTTTCGGTCAATGCTAATGTCGGAAGTGCCTCCACCactgcctcctcttcctccccctcctcgtcttcctcttcctctccccctctGCCTTTACCGAGCTGTTCCCACCAGGTGGATTTTGATATAGGCAGCACACCTGTTTACAAGGGTGATGGCCAGATACCTGCCAGTGAAATCTTTGTTACTAACGTCCGGTCACTTGGTGTTCAGGAAAAGGCCAAATTAAATGATGAGAAAGTAAATGATGATACCAGCAGGGATGGTGGCCCCCTGAGCCATGGATCTGTGGGCAACGACCTTGCTTTTGAGGGCAAAGGccaattttatgattattttgagACTGGATATAATGAAAAAAGCAGTGTAAGTGAGTCTTGGAAAAAGTCCTTAAGGAAAAAGGAGCCTTCACCGAGTAACAAACTGTGCTGCAGCAAAGGACATAAAATATGA